Proteins from a genomic interval of Saccopteryx leptura isolate mSacLep1 chromosome 13, mSacLep1_pri_phased_curated, whole genome shotgun sequence:
- the NOC3L gene encoding nucleolar complex protein 3 homolog: MKARRNKKQVPSFRKLLKTSKVKLENKLKNKQFKQQSNLKKYRKEQRKLRQAVKDAVSKKVIPLEDPKKKRPVKRIEREEEEEEEALPLDMMDEDDLQLMKDLGQRASFLTRDLSSSEPVHTKKRKHEHVIDKYEKIPRSLQTAPEKELIHLLPIKDKSGIIPQTREKPVIDTNQDEEDQEEMELEEEIMEDPIRELTLEEHLIERKKKLREKKMHIAALASAVLSDPESNVKKLKELRSMLMEQDPDVAVTVRKLVIVSLMELFKDITPSYKIRPLTEAEKSAKIRKETQKLREFEEGLVSQYRFYLENLEQMVKDWKQRKLKKSNVVSLKAYRGLAEVAVRSLCELLVALPHFNFHNNIIVLIVPLMNDVSKSVSEMCCEAVKKLFKQDKLGQASLGVIKVISGFVKGRNYDVRPEMLRTFLCLRIKEVEVKKDTEDINKPKKFMTFKEKRKSLSRMQRKWKKAEEKLERELREAEASESTERKLKLHTETLNIVFVTYFRILKKAQRSPLLPAVLEGLAKFAHLINVEFFDDLLVVLHRLIESGDLSYQESLHCVQTAFHILSGQGDVLNIDPMKFYTHLYKTLFKLHAGATNEGVEIVLQCLDVMLTKRRKQVSQQRALAFVKRLCTLALHVLPSSSIGLLATDRILMHTFPKTDLLLDNESQGSGVFLPELDEPEYCNAQNTALWELHALRRHYHPIVQRFAAHLIAGAPLEGSEALKPELSRRSAVELFEAYSMATMTFNPPVETSISKRKDKVLQRDSFLNEDLNQLTERLCNEVATQLPLDFTKYLKTSR; this comes from the exons ATGAAGGCG agaagaaataaaaaacaggtcCCAAGCTTTAGGAAGTTGCTAAAAACTAGTAAAGTCAAACTTGAAAACAAGctaaaaaataagcaatttaaaCAACAAAGCAATCTCAAGAAGTACCGAAAGGAACAGAGGAAACTAAGGCAAGCTGTGAAAGATGCTGTGTCTAAGAAAGTCATTCCACTGGAGGACCCAAAGAAAAAACGACCAG TTAAAAGGattgagagggaagaggaggaagaagaggaagcccTTCCTTTAGATATGATGGATGAAGATGACTTACAGTTAATGAAGGATTTGGGACAAAGAGCATCTTTTCTAACGAGAGATCTTTCTTCTAG tgaGCCTGTTCACACCAAGAAACGAAAGCATGAGCACGTTATAGATAAATACGAAAAAATACCAAGGTCTCTGCAAACGGCTCCGGAGAAGGAATTGATTCACTTGCTTCCTATCAAAGATAAAAGTGGTATAATCCCGCAGACCCGGGAGAAGCCAG TTATTGACACTAACCAAGATGAAGAAGATCAAGAGGAGATGGAACTTGAGGAAG AGATTATGGAAGATCCTATTCGAGAGCTGACTTTAGAAGAGCATTtaattgagagaaagaaaaaattacgGGAGAAGAAAATGCATATTGCAGCCTTGGCATCTGCTGTATTATCAGATCCAGAAAGTAAT GtgaaaaagttgaaagaattaCGGTCCATGCTGATGGAACAGGATCCCGATGTGGCTGTTACTGTCCGAAAGCTGGTCATAGTCTCTCTGATGGAGTTATTTAAGGATATTACTCCTTCGTATAAAATCCGGCCCCTAACAGAAGCAGAAAAATCTGCCAAG ATCCGCAAAGAAACCCAAAAGTTAAGAGAATTTGAAGAAGGCCTGGTTAGCCAATATAGATTTTATTTGGAGAATCTGGAGCAAATGGTTAAAG ACTGGAAGCAAAGGAAGCTGAAGAAAAGTAATGTAGTTTCCTTAAAGGCGTACAGAGGACTGGCCGAAGTGGCTGTGAGGAGCCTGTGCGAGCTGTTGGTGGCGCTACCTCACTTCAACTTTCACAACAACATCATCGTATTGATCGTCCCGCTCATGAATGACGTGTCAAAGTCG gtaTCTGAAATGTGCTGTGAGGCAGTAAAGAAGCTTTTTAAACAAGATAAGTTAGGCCAAGCTTCCCTTGGAGTAATTAAAGTGATTTCTGGTTTTGTGAAGGGCAGAAATTATGATGTTAGGCCAGAG ATGTTAAGAACATTCTTGTGCCTAAGAATCAAGGAAGTAGAAGTGAAAAAAGATACAGAGGATATTAATAAACCAAAAAAGTTCATGActttcaaggaaaaaagaaaaagtctgtcAAGAATGCAGAGAAAG tggaaaaaagcagaagagaaacTAGAGCGAGAGCTTCGGGAGGCGGAAGCTTCAGAGAGTACTGAGAGGAAACTTAAACTG CACACAGAGACTCTGAATATTGTGTTTGTAACCTACTTCCGAATATTGAAGAAGGCCCAGAGATCACCTCTCCTGCCAGCAGTTCTAGAAGGTCTTGCCAA GTTTGCTCACCTTATAAATGTGGAGTTTTTTGATGATTTATTAGTGGTTCTACATCGTCTCATTGAGTCTGGT gaCCTAAGCTATCAAGAAAGTCTTCATTGTGTCCAGACtgcttttcatattctttctgggcaag GTGATGTTCTAAATATTGATCCAATGAAATTCTATACACATCTTTACAAAACACTGTTCAAGTTACATGCAG GTGCTACCAACGAAGGAGTCGAGATTGTGCTCCAGTGTCTGGATGTCATGCTAACGAAGCGCAGGAAGCAAGTTTCTCAGCAGCGAGCTCTGGCCTTCGTCAAGCGCCTCTGCACGCTCGCTCTTCATGTTCTCCCCAGCTCAAGCATCGGCCTGTTAGCAACTGACAGAATCCTCATGCAC ACGTTCCCCAAAACAGATCTGTTGCTTGACAACGAATCTCAGGGCAGTGGGGTTTTCCTTCCTGAGCTGGACGAGCCCGAGTACTGTAACGCTCAGAACACAGCGCTCTGGGAACTGCACGCACTGCGG CGACATTACCATCCCATAGTGCAGAGATTCGCAGCGCACCTCATCGCCGGAGCCCCTTTGGAAGGCTCCGAAGCACTCAAACCAGAGTTGAGTCGAAG ATCTGCTGTAGAACTTTTTGAGGCTTATAGCATGGCGACAATGACATTCAATCCTCCTGTTGAAACTTCAATCTCCAAAAGGAAG gataAAGTTTTACAACGGGATTCATTTTTGAATGAAgatttaaatcaactaactgaaAGACTTTGCAATGAGGTTGCTACTCAGTTGCCTCTGGATTTCACgaaatatttgaaaacatcaCGGTAA